CAGTACGCCATAAAAAACCAAGCCCAATTGAAGGGACTTGTTTTGATTGGAGCCACACCTGGAATTGAAGATGCAGAAAAACGCTCAACGCGATTAGTTGAAGATGGTGCAAGAGCGACCAAGCTCATGAATCAATCGATCGATGGCTTTTTAACAGAGTGGCTAGGACAAACACTGCTCAAGAGTCAGGAATCCATACCTGAACCTTATCGGACAAACATGCTCGAAGCTCGGCATAAGATGAGCCCTCAAAGCTTAGCACATTATTTAGAAATATTGGGAACAGGAACGATGCCTTCAGCCTGGAAACGATTAGTTGAGATTAAACTTCCTACTTTGTTGATCACAGGTGCGGACGATTTAAAGTTTACGGAAATTGCGGGGAAAATGCAGAAGTTCATTTCCGATTGCGAACACCACATCATCAAACAAGCTGGACACGCAGCTTGCTTTGAACAACCGGCTGAGTTTTCGATATGCCTCAAACGCTTTATTCAAACAATTGAGAACTGATGGTTTGGCGTTTAAGCATTTTGTCATTCGGCATTTTCTGTGCAGCCACTTCCGTGGTAATGACCAAGGCGAGTACACTGCAACCGGAACATCTATCTGCGAGTCGGCTCCTAGTCGCTGTTTTCATTCTCTTGCCGCTCTTCTTAAGAGATAAAAAACGATTCCCTGATTATTCCTTAGCCACTGCCTTTAAAATATCCGGGGTGCCCGCCTTGCTTTTAGCTATCCATTTTATTACCTGGACGATTGGTGCTAGATGGACCACAGCAGCTAACTCAACTCTGATCGTAAACCTCATGCCAATAGCAATGCCGTTGGTCGGTTTTTTTATTCTCAAAGAAACAATGAATGGCAAAGAATGGATTGGAACCTCATTAGTATTTCTTGGAGTAGTGGTGATGGGAGTTTCTGACTTCAGAGTGAGTGTAGCACACTTTTGGGGTGATCTCGTTTGCGTGTTATCGATGCTACTTCTAGCCTGGTATCTAATCCTGGCTCGGAAAAACAAATGGGTGCCTTCCATTTGGCTCTATTTGGTTCCATTGTATTTTTCAGCAAGTGTTCTTTGTTTCGCCATGGGGTTAGCACGGGTGGGGTTACCTCATTCAGATTCGAATCACGAATGGATGTACATTTTGTTACTCGGTCTGGTCCCAACTGTTTTGGGTCATTCTCTGCTAAACTTGGCGATGCGATGGTTCAGAAGCCAATTGGTAGCCCTCCTTAATCAGATGGCATTCGTTTATGCAGGCATATTGGGATTCTTTTTTTTCAACGAAATACCAAACACACCCTTTTACTTCGCAAGCACCTGCATGCTAGCGGGGGTACTATGGACTATCCTGGCTCCTTCACCGACCAAGCACGAACAGAGTCATCCAATTGAATGAGATTTACCAGGAATATTAAACACATCATCTGGGATTGGAATGGAACTCTCGTTGATGACACTCGCTATTGTGTCGATCTTATCAATGGAATCCTCACTCGAAGATCGCTTCCGGAAATCGATGAAAAGAGGTACAAAGGCACGTTTGATTTTCCCATCATCGACTATTACAAACGCGTTGGACTTGATTTGGAAAAGGAAAGTTTCGAAACCATAAGTAACGAATTCATTCGTGAATATATCCATTCAAAACATAAATTAGTTTTACACGATGGCGCACTTGAAGCACTCAATTTCTTTGGTGCACGCAAACTTCCACAATGCATGCTTTCAGCAAGTCAACACGAAGCGTTGACCCAAACATTACAAGAACACGGATTAGAAAATTACTTTAAGACAGTCCTCGGGTTGAAAGATCATTTTGCATTTGGGAAAATTCATTTGGGGAAGGTGTGGCTTGAAAACAACAACATAGAAAAGAACCACGTGTTGTTTATTGGCGATACCCTACATGATTTGGAAGTAGCGAATGAAATGGGAGTACATTGTATTCTAGTGGCATCGGGTCATCAATCGAAAGAACGATTAACCAATAACCATCCACACGTCATAGACACACTGAAGCAACTCATTGAAATATTTGATACCTAAATATAGTTCCTCTTAAAGCGGGAGCACTATCAGGTTATCAGCTAAACTCTTACGCGTACCCGCATCCTTGGTACTCCTCATTCTAATCTGGATCTACATTTATTTAGATTAAATAATTT
The sequence above is drawn from the Verrucomicrobiota bacterium genome and encodes:
- a CDS encoding alpha/beta fold hydrolase, with translation MQTSLAWNKTLNKKLNRNNMIGEVFGRNTHNNDTPIVCLHGFVGCGCDFSIVADALNMDSPLLAPNFPDYTAPPTKSEEPWERTLDCLHSFIQEHAGDRRCVLLGYSMGGRIALQYAIKNQAQLKGLVLIGATPGIEDAEKRSTRLVEDGARATKLMNQSIDGFLTEWLGQTLLKSQESIPEPYRTNMLEARHKMSPQSLAHYLEILGTGTMPSAWKRLVEIKLPTLLITGADDLKFTEIAGKMQKFISDCEHHIIKQAGHAACFEQPAEFSICLKRFIQTIEN
- a CDS encoding DMT family transporter — its product is MVWRLSILSFGIFCAATSVVMTKASTLQPEHLSASRLLVAVFILLPLFLRDKKRFPDYSLATAFKISGVPALLLAIHFITWTIGARWTTAANSTLIVNLMPIAMPLVGFFILKETMNGKEWIGTSLVFLGVVVMGVSDFRVSVAHFWGDLVCVLSMLLLAWYLILARKNKWVPSIWLYLVPLYFSASVLCFAMGLARVGLPHSDSNHEWMYILLLGLVPTVLGHSLLNLAMRWFRSQLVALLNQMAFVYAGILGFFFFNEIPNTPFYFASTCMLAGVLWTILAPSPTKHEQSHPIE
- a CDS encoding HAD family hydrolase, coding for MRFTRNIKHIIWDWNGTLVDDTRYCVDLINGILTRRSLPEIDEKRYKGTFDFPIIDYYKRVGLDLEKESFETISNEFIREYIHSKHKLVLHDGALEALNFFGARKLPQCMLSASQHEALTQTLQEHGLENYFKTVLGLKDHFAFGKIHLGKVWLENNNIEKNHVLFIGDTLHDLEVANEMGVHCILVASGHQSKERLTNNHPHVIDTLKQLIEIFDT